ACTTTTAATAATAGTTTTACTCGTAATGCTTTTTGTAAATTAATTTTTTATTTCAATTACTTGAAGAATAATCTCTCTTAAAAATCGAATCTTAAAATGCTCTAAAATTGTAAATTTTATGTTTTAAATAGCTTTGGAAAAAGTTTAAAAATTAGACTTGCAATATATAGTGGCTTTATGCCACTATATGTTCATCGAAGGTCATCAGACAAAAAGAGGATGATATGGCTATCCAGCTTTTAGATGCGGCAAGAAATGAAATTCCAGTGAAATTCACGCAGTTTTCTGGTGGAGAGCGTCATGTTCAAATTGATGAGACAACGTTGGGTTCACTATCTGGTAAGGTATTGGTCCGCGCCAAAATGACCTCAAGTCACGATGTGATGGACTATTTGTTACTTGAAAATATATTGCTGACTCAAGGCTTAACCGTTGACCTAGAAATTCCATATTTTCCATACGCACGTCAGGACCGTATTTGTGCAGTAGGCCAAGCATTTTCACTTGATGTGATGACGAAGCTACTTAATATCAATGCGGATAAGAAAGCAGGCAAACAAGGCAAGGTGACTGTTTGGGATTGCCATAGTGAAGTCACTACAGCCTTACTCGCTGCAAATACTTCTTTTAGAGAAGTTGTGAATGTTAGTTCAGTCGACATCATCGCAAAGAGTGAAGCACTGAGCACATTGTTAAAAGATGAAAAAACAGTACTGATTTGCCCAGACAAAGGGGCGAAAGCACGTACACAAATGGTTGCAGACGCTTTTAATCTTGAGCGTAAACAACCAATCACTATTGTTCAGTGTGATAAAAAACGTGACCCAGTGACTGGCAAAATTTTAGGTACGCATGTACATGCGACTGATTTATCAGGTCTAACAGCGGTCATTACCGATGACATTTGTGATGGCGGTGCAACCTTTATTGGTATTGCCAAAGAACTTCGTCGTCTCAATTGCACTAAGGTCGTTCTATATGTGACCCACGGTATTTTCAGTAAAGGAATAGAGGTTTTTGATGGATTGCTTGACCAGCTATTTACCTCGGACAGCTTTCCACAACAACCATCAGACAAAATTTCAGTAATTGCTTTTGCAGCAAAATAAAGAGAATAAAGATGACTATTAAACTTAATCCATTAAACGCTATCGATTTTTATAAAGCTGATCACAGACGTCAGTATCCGAAAGGCACAGAGTATGTATACGCCAACTTTACGCCGCGTTCATCTCGACTTGCTAAAATGTTGCCTGACTTTGACGATAAAGTTGTGTTCTTTGGGCTTCAAGGTTTTATTAAACACTTTTTAATCGATACGTGGAATGAAGGCTTTTTCAAGCAACCTAAAAATAAAGTGGTGGCTGCATATAAACGCCGTATGGATAGTTCATTAGGTGAAGGTGCTGTACCTGTTGATCACGTTGAAGCATTACACGATTTGGGATATTTACCATTACGCATTAAAGCATTGCCAGAAGGTAGCCGCGTCAATATGCGTGTACCTGTACTCACCGTCATTAATACCGATCCACGTTTCTTTTGGTTAACTAACTATATCGAAACGGTATTAAGTGCTGAGCTTTGGAAAAGCTGTACTACCGCCACGATTGCCTATGAGTACAAACGCTTATTAACTCAATATGCTGTAAAAACTGGCGCACCACTCGATTTTGTACCTGTGCAAGGACACGATTTTAGTAGCCGTGGTATGAGTGGAATTTATGATGCTGCACAATCAGGAGTAGGTCACTTAACCAGTTTTATTGGAACAGATTCGGTTGCTTCAATCGACTACGCAGAAGAATATTACAATGCAACAGGTGTGATTGGGGTATCTGTACCAGCGACCGAACACAGTGTGATGTGTATGGGCACAGAAAACAGTGAGCTAGAAACCTTTAAGCGTTTAATTTGCGAGCTTTATCCGTCGGGTGTTGTCAGTGTTGTATCTGACACTTGGGACTTTTGGCGAGTGATTACCGAGTTTACGGTGGCTTTAAAACCTGAAATTTTGGCGAGACAACCCAATGCTTTAGGCTTGGCTAAATTGGTTTTCCGTCCAGACTCTGGTGACCCTGTTAAAATTATTTGCGGCGACCCAGACGCTGGAGTTGGCAGCCCAGCTTATAAAGGCGCAGTTGAATGTTTATGGGAAGTGTTTGGCGGTACAACAACTGAGCAAGGCTATAAAGTACTTAATGAGCGTGTCGGCTTAATTTATGGTGATTCGATTACCTTAGACCGCGCACAGCGCATTTTAGAAGGGCTAGAAGCCAAAGGTTTTGCTTCAAACAACTTGGTGTTTGGGATCGGTAGCTTTACCTATAACTACTTAACTCGCGATACTTTTGGGTTTGCTGTTAAAGCGACTTGGGGTCAGGTAAATGGAGTAGGTCGAGAGCTGTTCAAAGACCCAATTACTGACTCAGGTGTGAAAAAATCTGCGAAAGGTCTATTACGCATTGAAGAAAGTGAAAATGGTTTTACCTTGTTTGATCAGCAAACAGCTGAACAAGAACAAGGCGGAGTACTAAAAACCGTCTTTGAAAATGGTAAACTTCAATATGAGTGTACTTTGGATCAAATTCGTGAGCGTTTATCCATCGCATAACTGAGTTTAGATGAGTCGTTGCAAGTGTATCGGCTCATCGTTTTTATTAAGAGGCTGAACGTGACTATTCAAACTGAACAAGAATTCCTTGCCAGTTATGATCGCCGAGATTATGACGCACCTTTACTCACAGTAGATATGGCTATTTTCTCGGTATTTAATGGTCAGTTGCAGGTATTACTCATTAAGCGCCCCAACTTTCCAGCCAAAGGCCAATGGGCTTTACCGGGTGGTTTTGCCGATTTAACCCATGATCAAGACTTGATGGCCACGGCATATCGTAAGCTGGTCGAAAAAACAGGAATTGCTTCACCTTACTTGGAACAAGTTGCTTCTGTCGGTAATGCTAAACGTGACCCGCGTGGCTGGGCAGTAACCATTTTGTATTTTGCATTAATCGATTTTAATGCCTATCAACACCAAGCTTTGGCTGAGTACAGCGAATGGGTGCCTGTAGCAAAAGCAAAAGATTTAGCATTGGCGTTTGATCATAATGAATTGCTCAGTTTAGCTTTAGAGCGTTTAACCAGTAAAACTCGCTATACCGCTTTGCCAGCTAGTCTCATGCCCGAGTTATTTACACTGACCGAGCTACAGACTATTTATGAAATTATTCTTGGACAATCCTTAGATAAAAAAGCATTTAGACGCCGTATGATAGAAGCGGGTGCAGTTGAAGAAACCAACCACAGTAAAATTGTGGGCAAACGACCAGCTCAGCTTTATCGCTATGCACTCGATTCTTTCGATTTTATATTTCCTCGCTCACTCGAATTACCCAGAAATAAAGAGGGTGAAGATAAGCAAAACAATGAGCTTTCTGACTAGCGCATCTTGATGCACTTTGATTTATAATGCCGCGCTTATGATTGATGTCATGTTTTGATCAGCACTTTGCCTATGTCACACGTTTCTCCCTGCTTCCAGCAAAACCAGTTTTTTGTGTTGGTGGAATATCTCACTTCACTGCATGAAATTTATCCTGTGAAACATGAGTTTGCAGGATATCCGGCTGCAATGACATTGGCAGATCGCGTACATTCAGATCATGATATCGCGCCGCTTGAAGCCAGCAAAAGTTACCCTGACTCAATCGATAAAGTTTTACACTTTTCAGGTAAGGCCCGAGACATACAAGACTTTGAGAGCTTTTTAGAACAAGCTCAAGCAGCCAATATTCAAAACTTGTTATTGCTTACAGGCGATAAACTCAAAGAACACCATAATGGTCGAGATGGACAACCTCGTAGTCGCTACTTAGAGTCGGTAAACGCCGTAATGGCTGCCAAGCAGCATGGCGGGTTTCGTATTGGGGTTGCTTTTAACCCATTTAAATATGTTGAAGCTGAGCGTGATGCACAGTATTTAAAACTACATAAGAAGATTAAAGCAGGTGCTGACTTTATCATTACCCAATTGGGCTATGACATTGAAGCCTTAAAACAAGCCAAATCATTTTTAATGAAGCATGCTTATTCGCAGCAAATACTGGCTTGTGTAATGCCACTGACTTTGGGCCGAGCCAATTTTATGGTGAAGCATAAAGTCGCGGGTATTGTAATTACCCCACACATGTTAAAAGTTTTGGCAGATGAAAAACAGGCAGGGCATACAGACCGAGTTTATTTGCGCTGTGCTTTACAGATTTTGATATGTAAACATTTAGGGTTTGCAGGAATTCACTTATCTGCCTGCCATAAGCCAGAAGAGCAAATGCTGCTTGAAAGCTACATTGAGCAATACAGACATTTGGAACTTAAAGCTTTAGAAGAGCTTTGGAATTCACTTTGGCAAGTCACGACAGGCAAAGAGTTTTCACCTGAAATTTCTCGGTTTTCACGTCAGCCAACGTCTAAACAATTAATTAAATATCGCCAATTGCATGTTATGCATGAAGCAATGTTTGGATCAAAAATTGCTAAAGGCGTTGGACGGTTTATTTTTAAAGCGTCCTTTTGGGAAAACTCTTTAGTAGCTAAAGTATTAATTAAAACAGAAGTGCTGAGTAAACATAGCCTAGTCGGTTGTGAAAGCTGTGGTCAGTGTCGCCTAAGCGATACTTTATATATTTGCCCTGAAACGTGTCCAAAAGGTTTAGCCAACGGGCCTTGTGGCGGTACAACTTTAGACCGCTGTGAATTTGGTGACCGTGAATGCATTCATTCAGTCAAAGCAAGACTTGCTAAAGCTGTTGAACAAACTGAAATATTAAAAGAAAAACTGATTCCAACTGTGCCTATTGAAACTAGGGGAACCAGTTCTTGGAAAAATTGGTATTTAGTGACTGAGGCTTAAGTTTTGTATAACTTCCTTGATTTGATTTTGTTAAAAAACTAATTCACATGCTAAAGCACGGCAATAATTTAAAAATAACAATTGTTTGGCTTAATTATGTTCAATCAAGATGACTACCGAGGAGTATAATTAAAGCGAATCTTTTGCGTTAAAAGGAAAGCTGTCTCAATGAAAAAGTTGGTTGCTGTACTTGCTGTAATTGTTGTTTTAACTGGATGCGTTTACGACCCTGTTAATTACGACAAAATACACGACCAAGAGTTCCAAGACCACCTCAGGCAAAACGGTTAGTAATAAAAAGCCCACTCAATGAGTGGGTTTTAGTTTTTAAAAAGCGCACTGCACCATTTGAGTGACAAACAGATTCATACCTTCGCACAAAAACTCTCACAACATCCTGATTTAGCAAGCCAGTTTGCAGTCAAAGGTGAAAGTTACGATCAACTCGCAGCATGTATAGCTGTAAAACTTAGCAATCCAGCTCAGGTCAAATAACGGGAACCATATCCAAGTAATTTGGATTCAAAGGCTTATTGCGGGGGGCAGTTTTTAGAAATAGGTTTTTTAACTCCTTGTTTATTTATTTGAATTAGCTGAAAGTATATATTGTATTTATAAGCTAGCTTATTGTTTACTTCATTAGGAAAATATTCTTTCTTAGAAGTTAATAAAATGAAAAATTATTTAATAGGGTTAGTTACTGCTTTAGGTTTAACTGGATGTGTGGCATTACCAAACATCGACTATTCACAGCAAAAAGTTGAACGGTTTAATCCAGTTAAGAATTGGATTAGTGTAGATTCTGCTTCAGTTAAAGATATACCTAATGGTAATGAAATCTTTAAGTTGAAAGGGGGGAGCGAAGTTTATGTGTTCAGATATCAAGACGAATGGGCATTAATAAATCCAAATTCTCATACACAACAGTGGATTGATACTAAGTATTTATGTAGTTTTTCTGGTTGTTATACTCCTCCAATTATTTTTAGAAATGCTAAAAGTAGTTTTAATAACAGGGAATCTATTTACTCAATTCAACAACGTGAGCCTAAAAGGTATAGCAATACTAAAACTAGAAGTACCTCTACTACTCATACTTCAAGAACCTATAGTCAAACTACTAATAATTCTTGTTATTGTACTTCTGGTACATATTGTGTTGGGCCTAGAGGTGGACATTATTGCCTTAATAGCACGGGTTCTAAAAGATATCTTCCAAGATAGATAGAGCAAACTTTGGAAAACCCTGCTAAATAACGATTATTATCGTTTTTTTATTTTATATACAGGTTATTTGCATTTAAAAACTAGGTCTATTTGATATAATTCATGAAAATATCAAAGGTTATAAAAATGGATAAGCCTTTTCCACTATTTTGTAATGAGCGCATTAATTTTATGAATAGAATATTATTATCTTTTATAAGTTTATTAATTATTAGTCCAGTGTACAGTGCTGATGATTTTTTCGAAAAAAAACCTTCTATTTTAATTGCTAAAGATGAAGAGGCTCAAAATACTAAAAGTGGTGAGAGTGTTGTTTTTTTTGAGTCAGCAATGCAACAAAAAATAGATCGTACAAATCAACTTTTTAGAAGGGCTGAGCGAGATAAAGATGTTCTATTCCAAACGTCAAATATGACTGATTATGATAAATCACAATATTACAGAGAAAATAAGTTTGCTAATTATAGAGGTTATTCACCATACATTGAATCTACACCTAATAGAAAAGTAATTTCAGAAAAAGAATATGAACAGCTAATGGAGCAAAAAAGAAAAGAGAGAAAAGTTGATCGAAGCCTTTGGTACCTATTAGATAAGTAATTTCAGAAGATAAATTTCAATAGTTAAAAGTGGCATAGTAAAACTAGAAAATTAATATTTTTACGAACAAAATATAGCTATTGCCTACCAAATCAAAAAATAGATATGTTATAGAAAAGGATGGGATGAGTATTAAGTTCAAAGGAAGCACTTAACCGATCTTCTTAAAGTTCGATGGATTTCGTTAAATAGGTAGATGATGACCGCACTTTTAGAAAAGGATTTCAGCCCGTCTGAGTTTACATTGTTTTCTGAAATATTATGGAAACTTGGCTCAGGAAAAGGGCAATATAATTTACGTGAAAATATCATTGCAGATATTGCCATCTTGTTACGGGCTGATTTTGCTGCGTCTTATATTTGGGATTCAAGGCATAACTTATCGAAAGATGGTGTGATATGGAAAATCGACCCAAAAGCGATGGAAGACTATGAGTGTATTTGGCAATTTGATGACCCCATTACTGCACAGCTTCATAAACTCCAGAAACCGACATTTGTAAACGAGGTCATGCCTCTCGCAGACCTGAAAAAAACAGGCTATTACAATGAGTTTTTAAAAACGTATGGTTTGTATCACGGTATAAATATTTATTTTGTCCGAAATGGTATGGATATTGGTGATTTACGCATTTGGCGTGCACAAGACGCTGACATGTTTGGCGAGCGTGAAAAAAGAATATTAAATCTGCTTGAACCTTATTTTACCCAAGCCTTACCACTAGATTTATCAACACAATATGGTTTGACTCCACGAGAACAAGAAGTGGTTCATTTGGTCTCTAAAGGTTTGAGTGATAAAGAGGTGGCAAGTTTACTTGGTATTGGTTTTACTACTTTAAGAACCCATCTGAATAATGCTATGAGAAAAATAGGCTGCAATAATCGCACTGAAATGGCTTTACTCGTTCAACATTAAAGCAAAAGCAATCCTCAATTTTGAGGATACGAATTATCGAGCAATTTGTACTAAGTTCTTAAGATCACAACTTAAATGGATTTTAAGTCATCATGTCAAATGCAGTGGAAAAAAATAATTGGATTGAAACACTCGATTTAGCCAATGCTTCAGTAGATATCATTACTAAACTGATTCAAGAGAGAAAAGTATCTTGCGAAGAACTTGTTCATCATTACTTCGCCACTATTGAAAAACAGCAATCTTTAAATGCATTTATTAGTACAGATAAAAATTCTGCAATTCAACAAGCTCAATATTGGGATAAATATCTACTGAGTGGAAAACCATGTCCGGTTTTGATGGGCATTTTAATTGCGGTTAAAGATAATATTCATGTTGAAGGTTTCCCTAACAGTGCAGGCACACCAGCTTTAGCCAACTTTAAGCCTCAAAGCTCTGCACCGATTATTCAAAAGCTCATTGATCACGGTGCGATCATTGTTGGTAAAACCAATATGCATGAATTGGCCTTTGGGGTAACGGGTTATAATACAGCCATGCATATTGAAGGTGTTGTGGGTACACGAAATGCGGTAAACCCATTACATATTGCTGGCGGGTCTTCTTCAGGTAGTGCTGTGGCTGTTGCCGCGGGAATGGTTCCGATTGCGATTGGTACAGATACTGGCGCTTCGGTTAGATTACCGAGTGCCTTAAATGGTTGTGCCGGCTTTCGTCCAACGGTAGGACGATATTCACAAAACAGTATTACCCCAATTTCACATACGCGGGATACGGCTGGTCCTATTGCACACACAGTATCTGACATTATTTTAATTGATCAGCTCATCACCCAAAAGCCAAAGAAAAAACCATTACAGCCTCATCAAATTAGGCTCGGTATCAATCCATATTTTTGGAATCATTTAGATGAAGATGTTCATGAACAGGCGCATATTGCACTTGGTCTTTTAAAAGAAGCAGGAGTTGAAATTATTAATGTCGATATGCCGAATTTAGAACAACTCAATCACGCTATTTCATTTCCTGTAGTTGTCTATGAAGGCAAATATGACCTTATTCAATATTTAAAACATCATCATGTAAATTTGACTATTGAGAATGTAGTTGATCAGATCTCAAGCCCAGATGTTCAGGCAATTTTTAAACAGAATATCGTTCCTCAATTAATTCAAGATCAGACGGGGCAACTTGTTCCTGTTCTACCTTTCTATGAAAAGGCCATCAGTGAAGCTCGGCCTCAATTGCTTGAACTCTACCAAAACACTTTTAAAGCGCATAACTTACATGCTTTATTATTTCCGACATCACCGATTGTTGCACCGCTAGCAAATGAACAAGTCAGTTCAATTGAAAATTTCCAGACACTCATTCGAAATACAGACCCCGGCAGTAATATCGGATTACCAGGGCTGAGTTTGCCGATTGGAAAGGGAGCGAAATCGAAACTAGCCGTTGGATTAGAAATTGATGGTTTACCTCATCATGATAGTGAAATAATTGCGATTGGGATGACTTTAGAAGAAATATTTAAGGTTTTAAATAAGTAAAAAAAACCGATAATTCTCTATTTTCTAAATAAAAAAGAGTTAAAAGTAACTCTTTTTTAGATTAATTTTGTTTTTGAATAATGCTTGGTTTCTCAAAAATAAGTTGGATTTGGTCGGAAAGTTTTTATATTATTTTATTTAATATTGTTAATCATAAATACATATTTAATAAGCTGTGCTTTACTATGCTTGATAAATCTGCATATTTATATTTTATGCTTCTATAAATATTATAAAAATTCTCGAAGAATTTATTTAAATTACATATTGCTCTAAGTAAATCAACATAAGTTATACAAAGTAAAAGCTAATTTTTAATATTGATGCAATAAATTTTTCTACCAATTAATCACTTTTACATAAATAATTATATTTACAAGTTGTTGATTTTATTTGTTTAAATTAATTTTTAAAGAAAGGTTTTATAATTGCATTTTTTAAAAAATATAAAATTACATAATTTTTAAACATATTTTTTATAGCATGCCGTGTATTGGCGTAAATAGAAAAAATATATGTCAAAACGGTCAATGATATTTAATCGATTTAAGAACCATAATTTGCACCAAATTTTACGCTGTCACGATTCATTGAATAAACCAAGTGAAAAGTTACGTAAAAAAGACGCTAATAGTTTATTGGTGTAAATAAAAAATCGAATATTACAAATAAACGGAATGAATATGGATAACGTAGCTCAGCTAGAAACTGACACTAATTTCCAAAGTCGAAAGAAAATAACTTGGGGTGTTTTTAGTGTCCTGCTGTTATTTTTAATCGCAGGCATTATATATTATTTTTTTGTATACCGATTTTATCAATCTACTGATAATGCTTATGTTCAGGCAGATGTTACTTGGGTCATGCCAAAGATTTCAGGCGAAGTGATTGAGTTATTAATTAACGATAATCAGTTTGTAAAGAAAGGGGAAACTTTGGCGGTATTAGACCACCGCGATTACCAAGCTCGTTATGATCAGGCGAGTTCTGTCGTCAGCTTAAAAGAAGCGGCGCTTGGTGTACAACAGCAAAATGAAAAGTCTGCTAAATCTTCCATTACTGAAGCAAAGAGTGGTGTAGTGGCAGCGCAAGCAGATTTAACTCGTTTAAGAAAAGATTTTGAACGTTATCAAGATTTACTGAAAGATGGCGTGATTACCCGTCAAAACTTTGAAGGCATTCAGTCTCAATATTTAACAGCTCAGGCACAACTCAGCAAGGCACAAGCCGCCGTCAATGCAGCAGAAGCTCAGTTGGGGAGCTTAAAAGCCAGTCGAGCGCAGCTTTTAGCAGATATTCAAAGTGCTCATGCAAACTTAAACCTATATCAGGTCGATCTGGCATCATCAAAAGTGGTGAGTCCTGTAGATGGCAAAATCGGTAGCCTTGCAATCCAGAAAGGCTCACGTGTTTCTCCGCAAACTCGCTTAATGGCGATCATTCCTGAAAACAGTTTGTATGTACAAGCGAATTTCAAAGAAACCCAAATTGAAAAAATGCATATTGGTCAGAAAGTTGAACTCAAACTTGATGCCTATCCAAGCCTAACCTATAGCGGAAAAATTGAGAGCTTTTCACCAGCTTCAGGCGCAACTTTCTCACTCATGCCACCAGACAATGCCACAGGCAACTTTAACAAGGTTGTTCAGCGTATTCCTGTGCGTATTGCCATAGATTCAAGCCCACATATTGATTTGATAAAACCCGGAATGTCGGTGAGTGCCACCGTTGACCTAAGAACTTAATAATAAAATTTTAGGTAATAAGACATGAATAAGCACCTTGAGGCCGAGTGGGGATTCCCAGCAAAAACTGCATGGGCAATTTTTGCTGCCATGATTTTTGGTAACTTCATGGCGATTCTTGATATTCAGATTGTGGCGAGTTCTCTAAACGAGGTTCAAGCTGGTATGAGTGCAAGTCGTTACGAGGTCACTTGGGTGCAAACGGTTTATTTAATTGCCGAGATTATTGCAATTCCCATGTCGAGTATTGTCTCGCGGGTACTTTCAACACGGGTGTATTACACCATCTGTGCAATTGGTTTTACGGTCAGTTCGTTACTTTGTGCCTTGGCATGGAACTTAGAAAGTTTATTAGTTTTCCGTGGCATTCAAGGTTTTATGGGCGGCGGCATGATTCCGACCTCCATGACCGCGTTGTATCTACTTTTCCCTGAAGCAAAACGCTCATTGCCGTTAGTCATGTTTGGAATGATCAGTACTTTGGGCCCAGCGATTGGCCCAACCATTGGCGGCTGGTTAACCAATAACTTCTCATGGCACTGGATGTTCCTGATTAATATTATCCCGGGCATTATCATTGCTACGGTCATCTACTCGGGTCCAAATATTGATCGTGCAAACTATTCACTCATTAAAAGTATGGACTGGTTCAGCCTCGTTGGTATGGCCATGTTTTTGGGTGGGCTTGAATATTTCCTTGATGAAGGTGCACGGCATGACTGGCTTGCAGACACAGGCGTTCGGCTTGCTTTCATGATTTGCGTTGTGGGTGGCATGATTTTCTTCTCTAGAAGTTTTACCCAGCCTAAGCCTTTGCTCGATTTGTCCGTATTTAAAAACAAAAACTTTACCTTAAGTGCCATCACAACTTTTGTGATTGGCATGGCGCTCTATGGCTTGGGTTACATGATTCCTGTGTTTCTTGGGCAAGTCCGTGAAATGAACAGTAGCCAAATTGGTCACGTCATGATGGTGACAGGCATTGTCATGTTCTGCTTTGCACCGTTCCTTGCGTGGCTCATTCCCAATTTTGATACCCGCAAAACTGTATTTGTCGGAATGATTCTGGCTGGTTTTGGTGTATGGCTCAATTCTCACCTCAGCATTCACAGCGATTATGACTTTATGTTCTGGCCGCAAATCTATCGTGGCATTGGCCTCATGATCTGTCTGATTGTGGTTTCGCATTTAGCCATGAGCACTTTGCCACTCAGTAAAGTTGCCGATGCCAGCGGTATTTATAACCTGATGCGTAATATTGGCGGAGCGGTTGGGCTAGCTCTCATTAACTCATCTTTAGATTGGCTGACTGCGCTTCATGTTACCCAGATTAATCAGTCGATGACACCGCAAAACTGGATTTTTACAGAACGACTTGACCAACTCACGGCGCAATATCAGGAAGTCGGCTCAAATGCACAGCAAATTGCGCTCAGCGTGATCTATCGTGACATTCATTTTCAGGCGCTTACATCTAGTTTTAATGATTTATTACGCATGCTCGCAATCATCATGTTTGTGACCGCCTTTTTAACCATCTTTATGGATCGGGGGAAGAAAATGAATATGTAGCGATTTAGAAATAAAGGGCAGCTTTCAAAGAATGAAAAACAATAGGGCATATCAAAACGTATCCCTTCATAGAAAAAGAACATTTTTATGAGTTTTCTTATATCGGTAGATGAGATCGGAAAACTCGCAAATTAGAGGTGGAAGGTTAAAGGATTATGATTAATACAACGTATAAATTGATTTCAAAATTGAACCTGAAAAACACGACTTATGGTCAATATTTTGAAAAAGAGCAAATCGATACAGAGCGATTAAAAGTGATGTATTCCATTTACGAACAGTATTATGAAAATACGAGATTTTCTATTTTCGTAGATGATTTTAAAAATAAAAGTGGTGCGATCTTAATTTTTGACTCGGAAACAGATGAGATTGTGGGGTTCTCAACCGTTGTTGTGCAGCACTTCTATTTAAACGGTAAAGACTACACCGTGTTATTTAGCGGTGATACGGTCATTTTGAAGAAGTTTTGGGGCACGCGTAGTCTGCAAAGTACCATGCTCAAACTCATGATCAAGCTTCGAATCAAATATCCATTTAACGAGCTCTATTGGCTTCTCATTTCTAAAGGCTATAAAACCTATCTCTTACTTGCCAATAACTATTATGTGTATTACCCAAATATTAAAGATGAAAATCAGCATCTCTCGGAAGTGGTTGAGCACTACTGTGAGAAATTCTTTGGGGAATACTACGACCGTGAAGCTGGCTTATTAAACTTTGGTGATGACTATCAACCATTAAAAGGTGAAGTCGCACCGATTACTGCCGAAATGAGACAAAAGAACCCAAATATTCATTTCTTTGAGCAAATGAATCCAACATGGAGTGCGGGTACAGAATTACCGTGTATTGGTCGATTAGGCTGGAAAGATCTTGCGCGTTTCCCAGTAAAGCTCATCACCAAACCCACGAGTAAGGGAAAATTTGAAGCCTGTGTAACGCATAAAACAAAACGTAGAGAGGCCATCCAATGAAATCTAATGAATGGCTAACTTTGGGTTCGCATCTGATTTTAAAAAAATGGTGTGATGCATCCGATCGTAATTTTCAAAAACAGTTTAATGCTTTAGAAGCGACACAACGTCAAATTCTGCATTCGATTTTACAGACCTCTACATTTGCTAAAGACAAAAAAGTTCAAAGCTATGAGCAGTTTGTAAAATCATTTCCTGCGACACGTTATGGCGCATGGCGAGAAGACATTCAACGTTACCGTGAACAAAAGCTGTCACTCTCTAGTAGTAAGCTGGTTCGTTTCCAGCCAACCAGTGGCTCGAGT
This genomic stretch from Acinetobacter oleivorans DR1 harbors:
- a CDS encoding HlyD family secretion protein, giving the protein MDNVAQLETDTNFQSRKKITWGVFSVLLLFLIAGIIYYFFVYRFYQSTDNAYVQADVTWVMPKISGEVIELLINDNQFVKKGETLAVLDHRDYQARYDQASSVVSLKEAALGVQQQNEKSAKSSITEAKSGVVAAQADLTRLRKDFERYQDLLKDGVITRQNFEGIQSQYLTAQAQLSKAQAAVNAAEAQLGSLKASRAQLLADIQSAHANLNLYQVDLASSKVVSPVDGKIGSLAIQKGSRVSPQTRLMAIIPENSLYVQANFKETQIEKMHIGQKVELKLDAYPSLTYSGKIESFSPASGATFSLMPPDNATGNFNKVVQRIPVRIAIDSSPHIDLIKPGMSVSATVDLRT
- a CDS encoding DHA2 family efflux MFS transporter permease subunit yields the protein MNKHLEAEWGFPAKTAWAIFAAMIFGNFMAILDIQIVASSLNEVQAGMSASRYEVTWVQTVYLIAEIIAIPMSSIVSRVLSTRVYYTICAIGFTVSSLLCALAWNLESLLVFRGIQGFMGGGMIPTSMTALYLLFPEAKRSLPLVMFGMISTLGPAIGPTIGGWLTNNFSWHWMFLINIIPGIIIATVIYSGPNIDRANYSLIKSMDWFSLVGMAMFLGGLEYFLDEGARHDWLADTGVRLAFMICVVGGMIFFSRSFTQPKPLLDLSVFKNKNFTLSAITTFVIGMALYGLGYMIPVFLGQVREMNSSQIGHVMMVTGIVMFCFAPFLAWLIPNFDTRKTVFVGMILAGFGVWLNSHLSIHSDYDFMFWPQIYRGIGLMICLIVVSHLAMSTLPLSKVADASGIYNLMRNIGGAVGLALINSSLDWLTALHVTQINQSMTPQNWIFTERLDQLTAQYQEVGSNAQQIALSVIYRDIHFQALTSSFNDLLRMLAIIMFVTAFLTIFMDRGKKMNM
- the iaaH gene encoding indoleacetamide hydrolase translates to MSNAVEKNNWIETLDLANASVDIITKLIQERKVSCEELVHHYFATIEKQQSLNAFISTDKNSAIQQAQYWDKYLLSGKPCPVLMGILIAVKDNIHVEGFPNSAGTPALANFKPQSSAPIIQKLIDHGAIIVGKTNMHELAFGVTGYNTAMHIEGVVGTRNAVNPLHIAGGSSSGSAVAVAAGMVPIAIGTDTGASVRLPSALNGCAGFRPTVGRYSQNSITPISHTRDTAGPIAHTVSDIILIDQLITQKPKKKPLQPHQIRLGINPYFWNHLDEDVHEQAHIALGLLKEAGVEIINVDMPNLEQLNHAISFPVVVYEGKYDLIQYLKHHHVNLTIENVVDQISSPDVQAIFKQNIVPQLIQDQTGQLVPVLPFYEKAISEARPQLLELYQNTFKAHNLHALLFPTSPIVAPLANEQVSSIENFQTLIRNTDPGSNIGLPGLSLPIGKGAKSKLAVGLEIDGLPHHDSEIIAIGMTLEEIFKVLNK